The genomic interval ATTATAGCATCTACCATTTGAAACCTCTGGAATTCTCGCAAAGTAACAAGGTCAGCTTTGAAAGGTTTGATGAAGCAATTGTAGTATCTTATCAGAAAGTGAAAGGATCTGATCTACTCATTTATTCACCCCAATCGATCTCGTCCACTCATTTGCATAACAGGACACATCCAATAATTTTTGTTAGTGGATGTAAGCCAAACTCCAGTTAACAACTTAATATTTAACTTAGGGATTCAAAAATATTACCCCAAGAAGTTAAAACAGAATCTTGCTTGTACCCTATAGACAACTGTGACACATATCTTTCAAAGTTAAAACCTTATTCCTGGATTCTCTAAGCATTTCCTTGACTTAAAGGATTACATCTCCACAGTCTGAATATCTTCAGCATAAGGATAGGCTTATAAGAAACTCAGATAAACTAGTGCAGAAGCCTATAATGACTATGATGAGCATGAtcatgaaaacaaagaaaacaatgacaatggtgatgatgatgttgatccCCAAGGCCAATTCATAGTATCTCTTAACCAAACATTAAGGATAGAAATTAACATATCTTATGAGAACAAACCTGAACAGCAGCCCTGTAGAAAAGCTCCTCTCCCACCGAGCTTGCAGCAACGATTAGTATAAACTGCAAAAGGAGGGAGGATGATTAAAACATTTCCTGTACAGAATGACATTCATAGAGTATGTCATAACCGCACAGCTATTAGAAAATCTACCTGCCAAGGTGACATTCCATAGAAGAAGTTCCATAGCTCCTCATCCTCCACATCTCTGATGGCACGAGCATGAGGTGACAACTTCACAACTTCATCCTATATCCATGCCGATTTTAAAGGTAATAATTGTGTGTCCATATGTAATAGTGATGTTTCTAATTCAAAAAAGCAAGTCTTATGTAAAACTGAGTGTAAACCTTATGACCTCGGGTAATTTATGCCAACCCCATACCCccgcaaaaaaaaataataataaaataatactaataataaaatcataaatttatatagaaCAAACCAAACCGAAGATGCTCTGTTCATTAAGATACAAACAATGGAATTGCTCAAGATATAGGAAGCCAGGAGGCAATATAAgaacaaatcacaaatcaactaTAAAGTCAAAACTTACATCTAGTATAAACAGAAGGGCCATGATTGGAGGAGCTGCATATCCAAGTCCTTCAAGTATGGCATCTAATGACGAATGGAAACCTCCCATAGAATCTATGCCAGTGATCGAGCATATCAACCTTCCTGCTAGAGCCATTGCGACATAGATACCTGACATAAAACCAAACCAGAATAAATGTTATgtgggaaaaataaaacttttcagAAAAAGAAACCCAGGAACAAAAACATGGGCATTCCATTGTACTACGGATTATTATGGTTTTATGCTTACTTTGTAGCATTAACAATTTCTGAGATATAATGAACATGCAAAAACCGAGAGcaaaatggaacgaataagtgAATGGAATGGAACTAACCGATTCCGTAGCTGAGTCGGACGACGGCGCCAATCTTCTCCCAGACGGGGAACTCGGCCTCGCCGAAACGCTGATCAAATGTGGTGACCTCCATGGCCGGGCCCGTGAACCTTCCTCCTCTTCGACTCTCTTCTCGCTCTATTCTCCCATCAACACCCTCGCCACTCCGCTCCGCAGAGGCCCTAACGCACCGCAGTGGAGCCCTTCCTCCGTCAAAGCACAGCTTCTTCTTCTGTCTGGTTGGAAACTCACCGAGCTTCGAGCACAACCCAGCTATTCCGGGAAACGATGTCGTTGAAGTAAACGACATCAATGGGAGCTCTACTTAGTAAAGGGactgttcttcttcttcttctccgtCTTCTTCTCGTTCATCGAACATAGCTTTGGGATGAGTTCTGAGGACTATCTGAGCTTTCACGGTGGCAATACATTTGGGTCCTCGATTCATTGGTCGTGTGCAACACAGGCCCCAGAATATCCTACTGACCTATGACAGCCGAACACGTGGAGATAATGCTGGCAACCCTTTTGCAAACTTGGAAATTCTGTAATTATCCAATCTTTGCTTcacaattcaataaaaaaataataataataataaaatatagataaaaataataaataattataaaatattataaaaatatctaaataacgTTATTCCAgaattcaaaaatcaaaatcatcattGGTACTTGTAGGCTTTATGTCACATCCTTTTAAATTGTCAATTttgctatattattatattttgcaattattgcatatttataACATGGACGATCGAGTAATAACTGATACAATTATATCCAGGTTTAAATGAATTTTGATATATAGCTTGGTGTATAAACATTTAGTTTGGatggaaaaatattacaattcatCTAAtcacattattataattttttaaaatttttacataaaatataataaataatttaatttttttaaatctcaattaatttttttaaaatttaaaataataatattaaaaataatattttaataatattttattttatttttaatttttatctaaaattaattcatctcatctcatctcatgtggagtctattttaaatataaaaaggttcagacattgatatttttatgcTAATTGAAATGTTATAAGTTTCCACATCAACAATCTATTTAAGgtgtcaataaataaattcataaattaatttataagatttaaatatataaataaatttgaaatcatcAGGTATTGCGTCATCTTCATTCAATCTAAATTTAAGGACCACCCCAAAAAATGAAATGACCACTTTGACATACAAAATTATGATCTCATCTCAGGGTCTTTGTCTAGAAAGAATGAGAGATCAAAGGTGGGGCCAGCCCCTACTGCCCTTTAAATTTTCTCCCAAAAAAATactctctctttccaaaattaaaaaaatttattttatctttaaaatagaataaaatattaactccTAAAAACTTGATCTACAACTCTTGAAAAGGTTAAAAAATCATTCTTTagaatttttaagaataaatatagatagaagtcactattaagAGCAtcaattttacataaatgaTGTGACACCatgtagaccacacatcttCTCAAGTGAGTATTGAgaacaatcaattagaagtaGTCACGCAATGAGTataaagtgtgcactgctatagtgacttctctctagcattactcaatttttaaaataaaccttaaccacccccccaaaaaaaaaaagaaactttctATATCATCAAGAAGAAATTCTAAAACTTTCTTAGTTTTAAAATAAGTACCCCTAACTATAATGAATTTCTTAGTGAAGctaaaaaatttagtttgaatctttaataaaatcataattttctaACTTATGATTAAAGTCTAACTCGAAAAATcctctaaaaattaaaaaaaaaatgtatttttttaaaaccaccAGTCAACGTatgattttttctattaatatatattttatttcaattgtcAACCTCTTTATTGCTCTCCTTCTtgatcataatttaaaataaaaatatcgagTTTTTTAgttgaagaaagaaattaaatcaTAATTCGAAATACATAATCTAGGAGGCGGCTTCTATATCTAAGAATTTTGTCTTTATAATTTCGTAATTCACAGAATGTTCCAGCTCGAAACTGATATTTTGAAGAACAAATGCTAATTATCAGTGATATGAGGTtcaattttattagattttctttttggtacgttatatataatatatattcagaaCAAAAGATGATGATTATTTCACAATAATTTCTAGATAAGAAGATGCTGCATATTCTTACAGCATATGGCATAATTAAAGTGGGATCGATCTACTAGTCAACAAGGACAACTAATTGAGCTATTCAACGTCGTTGAATTAtggtcacatatatatagccgttactataagaaaaatgatattttatgataaattatttttaatgaaatgattatttttaattaaaataaatttatttttattataaaataatgatcacaaatatctattttttattacggTACTAATTTAGTGTATATTCAAGCCCGCCTGCCCggcctgatcatgatcatcaatctaatttttcataaaattgagatgaaaataaatattttgtagatatCATTTGACTTCACAAAGATTACGTGCATCACCATAATTAATGTTCTTCTATCGCACCCcattttttcagcttgcttgtaCAGACAGAGATTACTGGGATGCATATATGGGAcgatgacatatatatatgtgagaaATATCGTGAGACAAATGTAGAACTTTGGAGTTGGGAGTGTGAGACACATGCAGGATGCTATCCTCACGTTTCGTACTAGCTAGATCTCCTCGAGCAGCTCTCTTTCTCACTCAATTGACCTCTCTTTCCGTCACTCTCACGCTGATTACAGTCACTTGGGGCGACGTGCCCTGCACTTGGCCATCGACAATAAggatgtaaatttaaattgagaAATCAAAAAATTGGTCTAGATTGGACCGAATCGGACCGATTTTATCAATAttgaaccggttcggtccgaaatcggtttttaaaatgtaaaaaccggtcGGTTCTGGTTCGGTTccggttttgaaattttttagaccggatcgaaccggaccggaccggttgattaaaaaaaataaaaaataaaatttttatatataagttttatacaaaatattttaaatatatattaaatattaatataaataagttttatatataatgtatagttataaatttatatattaaatgttaatttataatttcatatatatacatatatatgaaataatttcatattataatttataaattattacattaaatgttaatgctaatatataagtttataaataatactattgtctaatatagactatagattatagttatacttataattaatactaaaagtttttactaaaagattataactaatactaataattataattaatactaaaagttttttttttttataaacaaatttttaatgacaaattgtgaaatttacattttaaaaaaattgaaaaatcggaccggaccgaaagccggtaaaaccggaagtaccggtttaggagggtaaccggtacgtaatcggttttggaaaatacaaaaccggtacataccggttcggtcttagattttgtccaaaaccgaaccggaccggaccagttacaccctTAATCGGCAGCATGGCCTGCCTCTCTGTCTCTCGCTGGCCAAGTGCCTAGTGCCAGGTTTAGCATTTTTGTCTATGGCGGCCGCCTACACCAGGACGACATACACACTACAGCCTCTTCCTCACTCTCTCGGTCGTAACGTTTTGTTACGATTggttgagttaaatatttatcattaagGTGTAAGAATATATGGACGAAAAATAGCTGGTGTTTCAACAAGAAATGTCCTCTAAACTGGCCGCACGTGGTGGGAAAATAGGATTTATATCCCAATAGGAGTGTAACATGTATGCAGCCTAGCATAATTACTGTAGTAGAGATTATATCAAAACAGTCTCCAATTCAACTAGTTAGGTATTTCCTTcaatcccctctctctctctctccccccaatCTCTCTTCTCAATCCAAAACTAAGATTTTCTCcccgacaatcataatattacaaGACACAGGATCCAGCTTAGAAAAGAATCAAACAGCGATCGAGCATTGTTGAAAAACCCACAATTCAGCTTGTACATATTAACCAAATTGTTCCCGATGAAAGTGTTAGGATCGAGCCCAAATTTCAAGACCAAACAATGGATTTGTTGGCCTTGAGAGACGGCCGAAAGGGACGAGCAAGACTTCAACGTTGACACCACTGATAACTCGTAATCTAACCTGTTGTGATTGGTTGTGCCATCTAAGAAGAGACGAAGATGGTGTTCTAGGTCGGGCCAAGAAATCATTACAATcttaaaatcgttgcaaatatcCTTAATAATCgctgcatttgatcatttgCGGTGATTTTTAAATCCATGCATGTTCAACGCAATAAAagagccatttttttttttatcaattttagcGATTagaaaaatcgtcgcaaaaactttatttctaacaattttttctGTCGCAACTGTTCAAAAAATTGACAGAAATGGCCTTTCCGTTTTCCATTAAAATCGCTAAGAAAAGTCAATTGTTGCGATATAGTTCGTCGCGAAAGGTTAAAAAAAGGCCGCAAataactcaatattttttccagCAATTTTGAATTATCGTCGCCATTATGTATTTCCAGCAGGTAAGTTTTGCAGATCCATTAAAGTAGCAATCCAGTTCTAATTACctccatcacaaagcacctcataaCTCTAAGCCACCAACACAGACAAAAAAGACACACAATAATCTTCTTTATTACACACTCTTGCAACACAAAAtagagggatgagagagagacagagacggtGGAGGAGAGATGACCTACCGATGAGGACAAAGAGCATGGTGGTTGTGGTTGTGGAGCAGGACTGAGGAGGcgtagagatgagagagagaccaggaggTGCTTGGCGTATTGGAGTGGTTCTTGAGAGatataggagagagagaaacagagaaaggGCCTCGAGCTGCTGGGCTAGGAGTGGAGGAGAAAAGGGGCTCTGACAGAGGACTGTCCATGAGGTCGAGGTGTGAGTGGTGGAGAACGGCACTCCTAGTGGCTGTGATTTCCAGAGAAATtcgagagagagatagagaggtgATGCCAGATTTAGGAAAAAGGAAATTTTCGACATGGGGGCTAGGAGAGAAGAAGCGGTGGCCATCGAGGTGGGGTTGTTGGCAATGGGTTATGCGCAGCAGCGTGGGTTGTGAGAGAAGAGGGATTAGGGAGACAAAGGGGGAAGAGGGGGTGGAGCGAAAAGGAGGGGAACGCGggtagtttaattttattagcttTTGACAACTAGACAGACTTGGAAGGGGGGTGCGCCTGACCAAGGCCACGTTGCATTTAATGAAGGATGGAGACGGACACACTATGACATGGGCATAGGGCTGTCAGCAGTCACCACGATCAAACATGGACGGCCTGTCACATGGCAGGGAGTTGTTAGAGGACACGACCTAAGTACAAAGCGACACCACCACGATCAGCTTGTCAAGGGATTGCCCCTACCAGGTTTATATATATTCCCTCGGGGGCAAAAGACTCTCTAAGCactttcattttatctcttataaataatagattaaGAATCTAGACTAACTTAGAGATCGAAGGTATCCCCCACCACCCCTAACCCTCTTTTCCAAAATTCGCAAGAACGAGTTCACCTGCCACGGCGCATCCTGTAGATCGAAGAGAGACACAAGATGCACCTCGAGCTTTAGGAGCTCGGGGACAAGGAGATGGCCAAGCGAATGGGCACGTCATCCTCCATAGACCAATTGTTCACTAGCACGTACCTACCATATAGCACGAAAGTCATGGATTCCCCCTTCTACCAAAGTTCAAGATCCCACAGATGGAAGCATACGATGGGTCCAGGGACTCAGTGGAACACTTGGAGACATTCAAATCCCACATCCATTAAAGTAGCAATTCAGTTCTAATTACctccatcacaaagcacctcacaaCTCTAAGCCACCAACACAGACAACAAAGACACACAATAATCTTCTTTATTACGCACTCTTATAACACAAAAtaaagagatgagagagagagagagagagaaagaatgagAGATGACCAACCAACGAGGATGAAGAGCATGGTGGTTGTAGTGCGAAGGAGGATCGAGGAGGtgtagagatgagagagagaccaggaggTGCTCGATGGCATGGAGTGGTTCTTGAGAGATGTAGcaaagagagaaacagagagagggagggcctcggggTGCTAGGCTAGGCGTGGTGGAGAAGGGGGCTCCGACGAAGGACTATCAATGGCATCAAGGTGTGAGTGGTGGAGAACAATGCCCCTAGCGGCGGCGATTTCCAGAGAAATCCAAGAGAGAGAGGTGATGCCAGATTCAGAGAAATGGAAATAATTCAACCAATTGCAACAAAACATTATGACCGACAGAGTGAGGAAGAGGTCATTGTGCGTATGTCGTCCTGGTGTAGGCAGTTGCCATAGACAAAAATGCTAAACCTGGCACTTGGCCAGCGAGAGATAGAGAGGTAGGCCATGTTGTCGATGGCCAAGTGCATGGCACATCACCCCAATTGATAGTGATCAGCGTGAGAGTGATGGAAAGAGAGATCAATTGAGTGAGAAAGAGAGGTGCTCAAGGAGAATAACAAACCTTCATGAAGTGCCGAGGCTTACAGGGCAGATGGCAGCCTTGAACCGCTTTATCGCTCGCTCGACTAACCAATGTCTTCCTTTCTTCAAGATCCTAAGGAAAGCATGAGAATGGAATGCTGACTGCGACCGGGTGTTCTGTGAGCTAAAGGAGTACTTAGCCCACCTGCCACTTCTCAATCAGATTAAGCCAGGCAAAAACTTGACCATGTACCTAGCCGTATCGCCACATGTTGTGTCCGTCGTGATAATCCGCGATGTAGAAGAGGGGCAACGGCCCATCTATTGCATGAGTCAGGCGTTCCGTGGAGCTGAGGCCAGATACTCGCCAACAAAGATGTTAGCATTTGCACTGGTGGTCGCTGCAAGAAGGTTAAGGTCGTACTTTCAAGCCCATCCGATGAAGGTGCTCACTGATGTCCCCCTTAGAAAGATCTTGTAGAAGCCCAACGTGTCTGGCCAGCTGACGAACTAAACAAGTTCGATATAGCGTATCTTCCTTGCACAACGATTAAGGACTAGGTGCTGGCAGATTTTGTGGCCGAGTTCACCGATTTCCCAGAAGAAATACAAGTTGCACCTCAGGAAAAACCCTAGCAGGTTTACGTCAATGGCTCATCCTGCCGAGCTAGAGGGGGTGTAGGGGTGCACATAGTCATAGAGATTGGAGAGGCGCACGACTATGAGATAAAGCTAAAAAATACAAGACATTGCTAGCGTTAATGTCGGTGGCCAGGCTGCTTGGAGCCACGTAAGTCGAAGTAAAAGCCGATTCTCAAGTGGTTGT from Juglans regia cultivar Chandler chromosome 2, Walnut 2.0, whole genome shotgun sequence carries:
- the LOC108994079 gene encoding uncharacterized protein LOC108994079, with translation MSFTSTTSFPGIAGLCSKLGEFPTRQKKKLCFDGGRAPLRCVRASAERSGEGVDGRIEREESRRGGRFTGPAMEVTTFDQRFGEAEFPVWEKIGAVVRLSYGIGIYVAMALAGRLICSITGIDSMGGFHSSLDAILEGLGYAAPPIMALLFILDDEVVKLSPHARAIRDVEDEELWNFFYGMSPWQFILIVAASSVGEELFYRAAVQGALADIFLRGTDLVTDAQGMASLTGVLPPFVPFAQAFAAVITACLTGSLYYAAASPKDPTYVVAPVLQSRTGRKDLKKLFAAWYEKRQMRKIYSPLLEGLLALYLGFEWIQTNNILAPIITHGIYSAVILGHGLWKIHDHRRRLRQRIQQLKLEGKNSE